One genomic segment of Natrialbaceae archaeon AArc-T1-2 includes these proteins:
- a CDS encoding cupredoxin domain-containing protein produces MYRRRVLAAGVALTTAGCLGSSDATDDEPWEDVHEIELDGLSSNWIGVSPDHIDGVENPTLRLVAGREYDLTWTNADGAAHNVAMLDEDGDVVEDYETDLVGDIGERQTLTFTATDEIVEYYCEPHPTNMRGSVDIVDSSTVR; encoded by the coding sequence ATGTACAGACGCCGAGTGCTAGCTGCTGGGGTCGCGCTCACAACGGCAGGGTGTCTCGGATCCAGCGACGCGACCGACGACGAACCGTGGGAAGACGTCCACGAGATCGAGCTCGACGGCCTCTCGAGCAACTGGATCGGCGTCTCGCCCGACCACATCGACGGCGTCGAGAATCCGACGCTCCGGCTCGTCGCGGGCCGGGAGTACGACCTCACCTGGACTAACGCCGACGGTGCCGCCCACAACGTCGCGATGCTCGACGAAGACGGCGACGTCGTCGAGGACTACGAAACCGACCTCGTAGGCGACATCGGCGAGCGTCAGACGCTCACGTTCACGGCGACTGACGAGATCGTCGAGTACTACTGTGAACCCCATCCGACCAATATGCGAGGAAGCGTCGATATCGTCGACTCGAGTACTGTCCGATAG
- a CDS encoding plastocyanin/azurin family copper-binding protein, which produces MDRRRVLFGSGTAMTTILAGCLDDGGDEEPATAGGDDESLTDDGTDDEEPDADDGDEPTADEADGSDVALESACDAGETVVEAVAASEYEEAIEHSGYQYVVDRPDDARSTLRDQYESVTKPDTIHAIDCAETESNDRLREDARETFDADVGDAVVVTYTVDLEAGGERTDSSLEVIAFELDGDWYAVLQDDLVPTPRAAVTVDGDGSDAVAVTLTSLSGADGVYVRGGSIDDPTPYVLEEVGETLTITADDEGDGEYVVVAYVGDGPSQGGNEVVVQTFRVVDTSADEAAWEDVHEIELDGPIAGWIGVSPDHIDGVENPTLRLVAGREYDLTWTNVDGGHHNVALVDETGDVVADYETEIMSEEGASQTLTFTATTEIAQYICEPHPQTKRGDVEFIDH; this is translated from the coding sequence ATGGATCGACGACGAGTGTTATTCGGAAGCGGCACTGCGATGACGACGATCCTCGCAGGATGTCTGGACGACGGTGGCGACGAGGAGCCGGCTACAGCCGGAGGCGACGACGAATCGTTGACTGATGACGGGACCGACGACGAGGAACCCGACGCAGACGACGGCGACGAACCCACTGCAGACGAGGCCGACGGATCCGACGTCGCCCTCGAGTCGGCGTGTGACGCCGGCGAGACAGTCGTCGAGGCGGTCGCCGCTTCCGAGTACGAAGAGGCCATCGAACACTCCGGATACCAGTACGTAGTGGACCGGCCGGACGACGCCCGGTCCACGCTCCGTGACCAGTACGAATCGGTCACGAAACCGGACACGATACACGCGATCGACTGTGCGGAGACCGAATCGAACGACCGACTGCGCGAGGACGCTCGCGAGACGTTCGACGCCGACGTCGGCGACGCCGTGGTCGTCACCTACACCGTCGACCTCGAGGCAGGTGGCGAGCGAACCGACTCGTCTCTCGAGGTCATCGCGTTCGAACTCGACGGCGACTGGTACGCCGTGCTCCAGGACGACCTGGTGCCGACACCGCGGGCGGCCGTCACTGTCGACGGCGACGGTTCGGACGCGGTCGCGGTCACGCTCACGTCGCTTTCCGGTGCCGACGGCGTGTACGTCCGTGGCGGGAGCATCGACGACCCGACCCCGTACGTGCTCGAAGAGGTGGGTGAGACGCTCACGATCACCGCCGACGACGAAGGCGACGGCGAGTACGTCGTGGTGGCGTACGTCGGCGATGGACCCTCTCAGGGCGGGAACGAGGTCGTCGTCCAGACGTTCAGGGTCGTCGATACGAGTGCCGACGAAGCGGCCTGGGAGGACGTCCACGAGATCGAACTCGACGGGCCGATAGCCGGATGGATCGGCGTCTCGCCCGACCACATCGACGGCGTCGAGAATCCGACGCTCCGGCTCGTCGCGGGCCGAGAGTACGACCTCACCTGGACCAACGTCGACGGCGGCCACCACAACGTGGCACTTGTCGACGAAACCGGCGACGTCGTCGCCGATTACGAGACCGAAATTATGAGCGAGGAGGGTGCGAGTCAGACGCTTACGTTCACGGCGACGACAGAAATTGCCCAGTACATTTGCGAGCCGCATCCGCAGACGAAACGCGGCGACGTCGAGTTCATCGATCACTGA
- a CDS encoding cupredoxin domain-containing protein: MDRRQVLLGSGAMVTSVLAGCTGNGDDEPATDDGVDDEGDAGSEDETGVVLESACDAGEAVIEAVAAGEHDEAIAYSPHQHFHEGGERYRDDLHRHYESVTHPDEVHAVVCENNASDERLLADAREMFDADVNDAAIVTYTVDLEVVGNRYDSSINVGTLELDGEWYAEFRQDLVPGPRAIVDVDGDRSRSVEITVSSLPRANGVYVRGDGIDDPSAYVLDEAGETLSITADEEGIGGYTVIAYIGDAPSDVRTGVDVETFRVVGETADEASWEDVYEIELEGLTGGWVGVSPGQIAGVENPTLRLVEGREYDLTWTNVDGGHHNVAMIDADEDVLEGYETEVVTDEGERQTLTFTATDEIVQYYCDSHQNLMRGDIEIMEV, encoded by the coding sequence ATGGATCGACGGCAAGTCCTGCTCGGAAGCGGGGCAATGGTGACGAGCGTCCTTGCAGGATGTACGGGCAACGGCGACGACGAGCCGGCCACTGACGATGGAGTCGACGACGAGGGCGACGCCGGTTCCGAAGACGAAACCGGCGTCGTCCTCGAGTCGGCGTGTGACGCCGGCGAAGCGGTCATCGAGGCGGTCGCCGCTGGCGAGCACGACGAGGCCATAGCGTACTCACCGCATCAGCATTTCCACGAGGGCGGAGAACGGTACCGTGACGATCTCCATCGTCACTACGAGTCGGTCACGCACCCCGACGAGGTACACGCGGTCGTTTGCGAGAACAACGCATCGGACGAGCGACTCCTAGCAGACGCTCGCGAGATGTTCGACGCCGACGTCAACGACGCGGCGATCGTCACCTACACCGTCGACCTCGAGGTCGTCGGTAACCGATACGACTCGTCGATCAACGTCGGAACGCTCGAACTCGACGGGGAGTGGTACGCCGAGTTCCGTCAAGATCTCGTCCCAGGGCCGCGGGCGATCGTCGACGTCGACGGCGACCGGTCCCGGTCGGTCGAAATCACCGTCTCGTCGCTTCCCAGGGCAAACGGCGTCTACGTCCGCGGGGACGGTATCGACGATCCGTCCGCGTACGTTCTCGATGAGGCCGGCGAGACGCTCTCGATCACCGCCGACGAGGAGGGAATCGGCGGGTACACCGTGATCGCGTACATCGGTGACGCGCCGTCCGACGTCAGGACGGGGGTGGACGTAGAGACGTTCAGGGTCGTCGGAGAGACTGCCGACGAAGCGTCCTGGGAGGATGTTTACGAGATCGAACTCGAAGGACTCACCGGCGGGTGGGTCGGCGTCTCGCCCGGACAGATCGCAGGCGTCGAGAACCCGACGCTCCGGCTCGTCGAGGGCCGGGAGTACGACCTCACCTGGACCAACGTCGACGGCGGCCACCACAACGTCGCGATGATCGACGCGGACGAGGACGTCCTCGAGGGCTACGAGACCGAGGTCGTAACCGACGAGGGCGAACGCCAGACGCTTACGTTCACGGCGACCGACGAAATCGTTCAGTACTACTGTGACTCTCATCAGAATCTGATGCGCGGCGACATCGAAATAATGGAGGTCTGA
- a CDS encoding pyridoxal-phosphate-dependent aminotransferase family protein, with the protein MTKKREYRDDYPDKTLYIPGPTEVREDVIEAMCEPMFGHRMDRMTDLYTTIVEDTKEFLDTDNDVVVLTGSGTEFMESSVLNLADEHVLCTTCGSFSERQANVAERLGKTVDTLEYEWGHAVKPGDVRETLEESDTDYDVVTCVMNESSTGVRNPIEEIGDVVAEYPDTYFVVDAVSALGGDYVDIDEHNIDVIFTSVQKAFAMPPGLGVCVVSDEAYEAELESDSASWYGGFQRTLDYYDRKGQTHSTPAIPIMLAYRKQMKHMLEEGHDARDGRHREMAEYTREWAREHFAMFPEEGYESQTVACIENTQGIDVAETIETVSEEYDMVFSNGYGSQLGEKTFRIGHMGEHDLESIEALTDAIEDVAGL; encoded by the coding sequence GTGACCAAAAAACGCGAATACAGAGACGACTACCCGGACAAAACGCTGTACATTCCGGGACCGACCGAAGTGCGCGAGGACGTCATCGAAGCGATGTGCGAGCCGATGTTCGGCCACCGCATGGACCGGATGACCGACCTCTACACGACTATCGTCGAAGATACGAAGGAGTTCCTCGATACCGACAACGACGTCGTCGTTCTCACGGGATCGGGAACCGAGTTCATGGAGAGTTCCGTCCTCAACCTCGCCGACGAGCACGTCCTCTGTACGACCTGCGGGAGTTTCAGCGAGCGACAGGCAAACGTCGCCGAACGCCTCGGTAAGACCGTCGACACGCTCGAGTACGAGTGGGGGCACGCGGTCAAACCCGGGGACGTCCGCGAGACCCTCGAGGAGTCAGACACCGACTACGACGTCGTCACCTGCGTGATGAACGAGAGTTCGACCGGCGTCCGCAACCCCATCGAGGAGATCGGCGACGTCGTCGCCGAGTATCCGGACACCTACTTCGTCGTCGACGCCGTCTCCGCACTCGGTGGGGACTACGTCGACATCGACGAGCACAACATCGACGTCATCTTCACGTCGGTCCAGAAGGCCTTCGCCATGCCGCCGGGGCTCGGGGTCTGTGTCGTCAGCGACGAGGCCTACGAGGCAGAACTCGAGAGTGACTCCGCGTCGTGGTACGGCGGCTTCCAGCGCACGCTCGATTACTACGACCGCAAAGGCCAGACGCACTCCACGCCGGCGATCCCGATCATGCTCGCGTATCGAAAGCAGATGAAGCACATGCTCGAGGAGGGCCACGACGCTCGCGACGGGCGTCACCGTGAGATGGCCGAGTATACCCGCGAGTGGGCTCGCGAGCACTTCGCGATGTTCCCCGAGGAGGGCTATGAATCCCAGACGGTCGCCTGCATCGAGAACACTCAGGGAATCGACGTCGCCGAGACGATCGAAACCGTCTCCGAGGAGTACGACATGGTCTTTTCGAACGGCTACGGCTCACAGCTCGGCGAGAAAACCTTCCGCATCGGCCACATGGGCGAACACGACCTCGAGAGTATCGAGGCACTGACCGACGCCATCGAAGACGTCGCCGGACTGTGA
- the alaS gene encoding alanine--tRNA ligase encodes MSELEEEYRLEYFEEEGFGRTECSKCGAHFWTRDEDRTTCGEPPCDEYSFIDDPGFAEEFSLAEMREGFLSFFEDHDHERIDPYPVAANRWRDDVLLTQASIYDFQPLVTSGETPPPANPLTISQPCIRMQDIDNVGKTGRHTMAFEMMAHHAFNTREDADQSYAYEGEVYWKDRTVELCDELLDSLGADLEGVTYIEDPWVGGGNAGPAIEVVYRGLELATLVFMCMEQDPDGEYELKDGNRYSYMDTYVVDTGYGLERWTWMSQGTPTVYEAVYPEMIAFLKDNAGIEHTDAEAELVGRAARLSGNLDIDDVDDVEAARDDIADELGVSTDELRDLLEPLEDVYAIADHCRTLAYMFGDGIVPSNVGTGYLARMVLRRTKRLCDNVGVDAPLDELVDMQADRLGYENRDTIRDVVRTEVEKYRETLERGGRRVEDIAEEYAERDEPVPTEELIELYDSHGIQPDMVEEIADEVGADVAVPDDFYSLVADRHDTADAGETDAQEEDDRFDDLPETEKLYYDDQQRTEFEAVVLDVFEREDGYEVVLDQTMFYPEGGGQPADTGTIATEETSVTVEDVQIEDGVVLHRTDEPIGKGEFVKGQVDAPRRRQLMRHHTATHIVIHAAREILGEHVRQAGAQKGVESSRIDLRHYERISREDVKRIERVANGIVMENTSVTQEWPHRNEAETEHGFDIYQGGIPPGTNIRLVHVDEDTQACGGTHVARTGDVGAIKILSSERVQDGVERITFAAGDAAIEATQRNEDALYDAAEVLDVSPQDVPETAERFFEEWKERGKQIEDLKEQLATARAGGSGDGEEVEIGDATAVIQRLDTDMDELRATANALAEEGAIAVLGSGQDGAQFVVAVPDDAAVNAGEVVGELATKVGGGGGGPPDFAQGGGPDVDALEDALEDAPDVLRQVQDA; translated from the coding sequence ATGAGTGAACTGGAGGAAGAGTACCGCCTCGAGTACTTCGAGGAGGAAGGCTTCGGGCGCACGGAGTGCTCGAAGTGTGGCGCACACTTCTGGACGCGGGACGAGGACCGCACGACGTGTGGGGAACCACCGTGTGACGAGTACTCCTTTATCGACGACCCGGGCTTTGCGGAGGAGTTCAGCCTGGCGGAGATGCGCGAGGGGTTCCTCTCGTTCTTCGAGGACCACGACCACGAGCGTATCGATCCCTATCCCGTCGCGGCCAACCGCTGGCGCGACGACGTCCTGTTGACCCAGGCGTCGATCTACGACTTCCAGCCGCTCGTGACAAGCGGCGAGACGCCGCCGCCGGCGAACCCGCTGACGATCTCACAACCCTGCATCCGGATGCAGGACATCGACAACGTCGGCAAGACCGGGCGACACACGATGGCCTTCGAGATGATGGCCCACCACGCGTTCAACACCCGTGAGGACGCCGACCAGAGCTACGCCTACGAGGGCGAGGTCTACTGGAAGGACCGCACCGTCGAGCTCTGTGACGAACTGCTGGACTCGCTCGGGGCCGACCTCGAGGGCGTCACCTACATCGAGGACCCGTGGGTCGGCGGCGGCAACGCCGGTCCCGCCATCGAAGTCGTCTACCGGGGGCTCGAGCTCGCCACGCTCGTGTTCATGTGCATGGAACAGGACCCCGACGGCGAGTACGAGCTCAAAGACGGCAACCGCTACTCCTACATGGACACCTACGTCGTCGACACCGGCTACGGCCTCGAGCGGTGGACCTGGATGAGCCAGGGGACGCCGACGGTCTACGAGGCGGTCTACCCCGAGATGATCGCGTTCTTGAAGGACAACGCGGGCATCGAACACACCGACGCGGAGGCCGAACTGGTGGGCCGGGCTGCCCGCCTCTCCGGAAACCTGGACATCGACGACGTCGACGACGTCGAGGCCGCCCGCGACGACATCGCCGACGAACTCGGCGTCTCGACCGACGAGCTCCGGGACCTGCTCGAGCCGCTCGAGGACGTCTACGCCATCGCCGACCACTGTCGGACGCTGGCGTACATGTTCGGCGACGGCATCGTCCCCTCGAACGTCGGCACGGGCTATCTCGCGCGGATGGTGCTCCGGCGGACGAAACGGCTCTGTGACAACGTCGGCGTCGACGCGCCGCTTGACGAACTCGTCGACATGCAGGCCGATCGGCTCGGTTACGAGAATCGCGATACGATCCGAGACGTCGTCCGCACGGAGGTCGAGAAGTACCGCGAGACCTTAGAACGGGGCGGCCGCCGCGTCGAGGACATCGCCGAGGAGTACGCCGAACGGGACGAGCCGGTGCCGACCGAGGAGCTGATCGAGCTCTACGATTCACACGGCATCCAGCCCGACATGGTCGAGGAGATCGCCGACGAGGTCGGGGCCGACGTCGCGGTGCCCGACGACTTCTACAGCCTCGTCGCCGACCGCCACGACACCGCCGACGCGGGCGAGACCGACGCCCAGGAAGAAGACGACCGATTCGACGACCTCCCCGAGACGGAGAAGCTCTACTACGACGACCAGCAACGGACCGAGTTCGAGGCGGTCGTGCTCGACGTCTTCGAACGCGAGGACGGCTACGAAGTCGTGTTAGACCAGACGATGTTCTACCCCGAAGGCGGTGGCCAGCCCGCCGACACGGGAACGATAGCGACCGAGGAGACGTCCGTCACCGTCGAAGACGTCCAGATCGAAGACGGCGTCGTGCTCCATCGAACCGACGAGCCGATCGGCAAAGGCGAGTTCGTCAAAGGCCAGGTCGACGCGCCGCGGCGTCGCCAGCTGATGCGCCATCACACGGCGACACACATCGTCATCCACGCCGCTCGAGAGATACTTGGCGAGCACGTCCGACAGGCGGGTGCCCAGAAAGGCGTCGAGAGCTCCCGGATCGACCTGCGACACTACGAGCGCATCTCCCGCGAAGACGTCAAACGGATCGAACGGGTCGCAAACGGGATCGTGATGGAGAACACGAGCGTCACCCAGGAGTGGCCCCACCGCAACGAGGCCGAAACGGAACACGGCTTCGACATCTACCAGGGTGGTATCCCGCCGGGAACGAACATCCGGCTCGTCCACGTCGACGAGGACACCCAGGCCTGCGGTGGCACCCACGTCGCCCGTACCGGCGACGTCGGCGCGATCAAGATCCTCTCGAGCGAACGCGTCCAGGACGGCGTCGAGCGGATCACCTTCGCCGCCGGCGACGCGGCGATCGAGGCCACCCAGCGCAACGAAGACGCGCTGTACGACGCCGCCGAGGTGCTCGACGTCTCGCCCCAGGATGTCCCAGAAACTGCCGAGCGATTCTTTGAGGAGTGGAAAGAACGGGGCAAACAGATCGAAGATCTGAAAGAACAGCTCGCGACGGCCCGCGCCGGCGGCAGTGGAGACGGCGAGGAAGTCGAAATCGGCGACGCGACCGCGGTGATACAGCGACTCGACACCGATATGGACGAACTGCGCGCGACCGCGAACGCACTCGCCGAGGAGGGAGCCATCGCCGTGTTAGGCAGCGGCCAGGACGGGGCCCAGTTCGTCGTCGCCGTCCCCGACGACGCCGCGGTCAACGCCGGCGAGGTCGTCGGTGAGCTCGCAACGAAAGTCGGCGGCGGCGGCGGCGGACCGCCGGACTTCGCACAGGGCGGCGGCCCCGACGTCGACGCCCTCGAGGATGCCCTCGAGGACGCACCCGACGTGTTACGGCAGGTTCAGGACGCGTAG
- a CDS encoding FmdB family zinc ribbon protein, protein MGLSDKIMNVLTMGATFEYECDDCGTEFESGTPECPECESENVDELEPATA, encoded by the coding sequence ATGGGCCTGTCCGACAAGATAATGAACGTCCTCACGATGGGAGCAACGTTCGAGTACGAGTGCGACGACTGTGGCACCGAGTTCGAGAGCGGCACGCCCGAGTGTCCGGAGTGTGAGTCAGAGAACGTCGACGAACTGGAGCCAGCAACGGCGTAA
- a CDS encoding replication factor C small subunit — protein MSEPDAETATPAAGRTEIWIEKYRPERLADIKGHREIVPRLESYIERNDLPNLLFAGPAGTGKTTAAIAIARELYGPDWKENFLELNASDQRGIDVVRDRIKNFARSSFGGYDHRVIFLDEADALTSDAQSALRRTMEQFSHNTRFILSCNYSSQIIDPIQSRCAVFRFTRLEDEAIAAQLREIATEEGIELTDDGVDALVYAADGDMRKAINGLQAAAVMGEVVDEETVFAITATARPEEVEEMVERAIAGDFTAARATLEELLTDRGLAGGDVIDQLHRSAWEFDLPEKATVRLLERLGEVDYRITEGANERLQLEAMLAALALEDEATS, from the coding sequence ATGAGCGAGCCCGACGCCGAGACCGCGACGCCCGCGGCGGGCCGGACCGAGATCTGGATCGAGAAGTACCGCCCGGAGCGGCTCGCGGATATCAAAGGTCACCGAGAGATCGTTCCCCGCCTCGAGAGTTACATCGAGCGAAACGACCTCCCGAACCTGCTGTTTGCGGGGCCGGCCGGTACCGGCAAGACGACCGCGGCGATCGCCATCGCTCGCGAACTCTACGGCCCAGACTGGAAAGAGAACTTCCTCGAGCTCAATGCCTCCGACCAGCGCGGCATCGACGTCGTCCGAGACCGGATCAAGAACTTCGCACGGTCGTCGTTCGGCGGCTACGACCACCGCGTCATCTTCTTAGACGAGGCCGACGCGCTCACGTCGGACGCCCAGTCCGCCCTGCGCCGGACGATGGAACAGTTCTCACACAACACCCGCTTTATCCTCTCGTGTAACTACTCGAGTCAGATCATCGATCCGATCCAGTCTCGCTGTGCCGTCTTTCGGTTCACCCGACTCGAAGACGAGGCGATCGCGGCCCAATTGCGCGAGATCGCTACGGAGGAAGGAATCGAGCTCACCGACGACGGCGTCGACGCCCTGGTGTACGCCGCCGACGGCGACATGCGCAAGGCGATAAACGGACTCCAGGCCGCCGCCGTCATGGGCGAGGTCGTCGACGAGGAGACGGTGTTCGCGATCACCGCGACGGCCCGCCCGGAGGAGGTCGAGGAGATGGTCGAACGGGCCATCGCGGGTGATTTCACCGCCGCCCGGGCGACCTTAGAGGAACTGCTGACCGACCGCGGGCTTGCCGGCGGCGACGTCATCGACCAGCTCCATCGCTCGGCCTGGGAGTTCGATCTGCCCGAGAAAGCGACCGTCCGACTGCTCGAGCGCCTCGGCGAGGTCGACTACCGCATCACCGAGGGTGCGAACGAACGGCTCCAGCTCGAGGCGATGCTTGCGGCGCTGGCACTCGAGGACGAAGCGACCTCGTGA
- a CDS encoding bactofilin family protein, whose amino-acid sequence MRPERTLRHTLVLAVVIGVVLGTLPGLVLAQSGSGVGGTIVVEEGETVDEVDGIAGNVIVDGTVRGDVRGVAGNVYVNGEVGGDVDVFGGNLEITGTVDGDVDSASGNVVVAENATVGGEVSVAAGNVDVFGTIEGDASIAAETIRLGDAASIGGDLTYAGTLVGDTDAVAGEVREDTSIGNVTGLETLPSLEPILGLYALVLNLLLGALLLALFPRFSDGVVDRVSTEPVKTGLVGLAVLVGVPIVLVAIAITIIGIPITIVGAFAFAFLVWVGIVYGRFAVAAWLLAQVDVDNRWLALVVGLVSAALLAQVPIVGDFLNFLVFLLGLGALAGGLYALRGRRPETPTAAEPGEPTAD is encoded by the coding sequence ATCCGCCCGGAACGCACGCTCCGGCACACGCTCGTTCTCGCCGTGGTGATCGGTGTCGTGCTCGGAACGTTGCCCGGACTCGTACTCGCCCAGTCGGGGTCGGGCGTCGGAGGGACGATCGTCGTCGAGGAGGGCGAGACGGTCGACGAGGTCGACGGCATCGCTGGCAACGTGATCGTCGACGGTACCGTCCGCGGCGACGTACGCGGCGTCGCCGGCAACGTCTACGTCAACGGTGAGGTCGGCGGCGACGTCGACGTCTTCGGCGGGAACCTCGAGATTACCGGCACCGTCGACGGCGACGTCGACAGCGCGTCGGGCAACGTCGTCGTCGCCGAGAACGCGACGGTCGGCGGCGAGGTGAGCGTCGCAGCCGGCAACGTCGACGTCTTCGGAACGATCGAGGGCGACGCCTCGATCGCTGCAGAGACGATCCGTCTCGGCGATGCGGCGTCGATCGGCGGCGATTTGACCTACGCCGGCACGCTGGTCGGCGACACGGACGCCGTTGCAGGCGAGGTCCGCGAGGATACGAGCATTGGTAACGTCACCGGCCTCGAGACACTTCCCTCGCTCGAGCCGATCCTCGGTCTCTACGCGCTCGTGTTGAACCTGCTGCTCGGGGCTCTGTTACTCGCGTTGTTCCCCCGCTTCTCCGACGGCGTCGTCGACCGGGTGTCGACCGAACCCGTCAAGACGGGACTGGTTGGCCTGGCCGTCCTCGTCGGCGTGCCGATCGTGCTGGTCGCGATCGCGATCACGATTATCGGCATCCCGATCACGATCGTCGGTGCGTTCGCGTTCGCGTTTCTGGTCTGGGTCGGAATCGTCTACGGTCGCTTCGCCGTCGCTGCGTGGCTGCTCGCGCAGGTCGACGTCGACAATCGGTGGCTCGCGCTCGTCGTCGGCCTCGTCAGTGCCGCGTTGCTGGCACAGGTCCCGATCGTCGGCGACTTCCTCAACTTCCTCGTGTTCCTGCTCGGACTCGGTGCGCTCGCGGGCGGACTCTACGCCCTTCGTGGACGACGTCCGGAGACGCCGACTGCGGCTGAACCCGGCGAACCGACGGCGGACTGA
- a CDS encoding acyl-CoA dehydrogenase family protein, whose translation MNFEPTQERQLIRQTAADVAEEFGPEHWREKERDGEFSEAFWDELAEAGFHGLLIPEAYGGADMGMQEMGLAMETLCAEGCGMAGTWYLVLTAGMAAVGIREYGTDDQKERYLSDIADGKRNFSIGITEPEAGTNTLNVATTAEREGDEYVLDGQKAWITFADRAENMIVVTRTTPREAVDRGTDGISLFIVEMDDPNVDVSPIPKHGINYSKSCEVFMEDVRVPAENLLGEEDDGWWVLVDMLNPERIGFAAAGTGIGKLAANMAIEYATDREVFGAPIGSHQGVSFPITKAYARMETATLMREKAAWLYDQGQQCGYETNVAKATAVSAGIEAVKHSMQAFGGWGYAEEYDVERWWREITLTRLAPVSQQMAYNHIAQELGFPKSY comes from the coding sequence ATGAACTTCGAACCGACACAGGAACGGCAGTTGATCCGACAGACGGCCGCGGACGTCGCCGAGGAGTTCGGCCCCGAACACTGGCGCGAGAAAGAACGGGACGGCGAGTTCTCCGAGGCGTTCTGGGACGAACTCGCCGAGGCGGGCTTTCATGGTCTCTTGATCCCCGAGGCGTACGGCGGTGCCGACATGGGAATGCAGGAGATGGGTCTGGCGATGGAGACGCTCTGTGCCGAGGGGTGTGGCATGGCCGGCACCTGGTATCTCGTGCTTACGGCAGGAATGGCCGCCGTCGGCATCCGCGAGTACGGGACGGACGACCAGAAAGAGCGGTACCTGTCCGACATCGCCGACGGGAAGCGTAACTTCTCGATCGGGATCACCGAGCCCGAAGCAGGAACGAACACGTTGAACGTCGCCACCACGGCCGAGCGGGAGGGTGACGAGTACGTCCTCGACGGACAGAAAGCCTGGATCACGTTCGCCGACCGTGCAGAGAACATGATCGTCGTCACCCGGACGACGCCACGCGAGGCGGTCGACCGGGGTACCGACGGCATCAGCCTCTTTATCGTCGAGATGGACGACCCGAACGTCGACGTCTCGCCAATTCCGAAACACGGCATCAACTACTCGAAGTCGTGTGAGGTCTTCATGGAGGACGTTCGTGTCCCCGCAGAGAACCTGCTGGGCGAGGAGGACGACGGCTGGTGGGTGCTCGTCGACATGTTAAACCCCGAACGAATCGGCTTCGCCGCCGCCGGGACGGGAATCGGCAAGCTCGCCGCGAACATGGCCATCGAGTACGCCACCGACCGCGAGGTCTTCGGCGCACCGATCGGCTCCCATCAGGGGGTCTCGTTCCCGATCACGAAAGCGTACGCACGAATGGAGACGGCCACGCTCATGCGCGAGAAGGCCGCCTGGCTCTACGACCAGGGCCAGCAGTGTGGCTACGAAACGAACGTTGCGAAAGCGACCGCTGTGTCGGCCGGCATCGAGGCCGTCAAACACTCGATGCAGGCGTTCGGAGGGTGGGGTTACGCGGAGGAGTACGACGTCGAACGATGGTGGCGCGAAATAACCCTCACCCGGCTCGCGCCGGTCTCCCAGCAGATGGCCTACAACCACATCGCCCAGGAACTCGGCTTCCCGAAGTCCTACTGA